From the Hyphomicrobium sp. ghe19 genome, one window contains:
- the irrA gene encoding iron response transcriptional regulator IrrA, producing MATEAPLSTPELLRKAGLRPTRQRMTLGKLLFDGGDRHVTAEQLHAEVAGLGEHVSLATVYNTLHQFKRAGLLRELAIEGSKAYFDTNTSNHNHFLLEPNGELMDIPGDAITVAGLPEPPEGLKITHVDVVVRLTKA from the coding sequence ATGGCAACAGAAGCACCGCTCTCCACGCCAGAGCTCCTGCGAAAAGCGGGCCTCCGGCCGACCCGGCAGCGCATGACGCTCGGCAAGCTGCTGTTCGACGGCGGCGACCGCCACGTGACGGCCGAGCAGCTTCACGCCGAAGTCGCGGGCCTCGGCGAGCACGTCTCCCTCGCAACCGTTTACAACACGCTGCATCAGTTCAAGCGCGCGGGTCTTCTGCGCGAGTTGGCGATCGAGGGCTCGAAAGCCTACTTCGACACCAACACATCCAATCACAATCACTTCTTGCTCGAGCCGAACGGCGAGCTGATGGACATCCCCGGCGATGCGATCACCGTCGCCGGCCTCCCCGAGCCGCCCGAAGGCCTCAAGATCACGCACGTCGATGTGGTCGTGCGCCTGACGAAAGCTTGA
- a CDS encoding SH3 domain-containing protein, whose translation MAGVRATRLGAALAAAAIALALGAIVIAPVVVSGRAVAADSPALAGSGLPVPRFVSLKSDRVNLRNGPGTDYPTSWVYRRAGLPLEVIKEFEIWRQVRDAEGATGWVLQSLLSGRRTALVLPWERKTGSSPPLVPIMASDSEHTNVVANVEAGVIADLHMCDGRWCRVTVDQYSGYIEQKKLWGVYEGETFK comes from the coding sequence AACGCGCCTCGGGGCAGCCCTCGCAGCTGCAGCAATCGCATTGGCCCTCGGAGCAATTGTGATAGCGCCTGTGGTGGTCTCTGGGCGCGCGGTGGCGGCTGATTCGCCGGCGCTCGCCGGAAGCGGCTTGCCGGTGCCGCGGTTCGTCAGTCTCAAGTCGGACAGGGTCAATCTCAGGAACGGGCCGGGGACCGATTACCCGACCTCATGGGTCTATCGGCGCGCCGGACTTCCACTGGAAGTCATCAAGGAATTCGAGATCTGGCGGCAGGTGCGCGACGCCGAGGGCGCCACGGGCTGGGTTTTGCAGTCGTTGCTGTCGGGCCGGAGAACGGCCCTCGTTCTGCCTTGGGAACGCAAGACCGGGAGTTCGCCGCCACTGGTGCCGATCATGGCGAGCGATAGCGAGCACACGAACGTGGTCGCGAATGTCGAAGCGGGTGTCATCGCCGACCTGCACATGTGCGACGGGCGCTGGTGCCGCGTAACGGTCGACCAATACAGCGGCTACATCGAGCAGAAGAAGCTCTGGGGCGTCTACGAAGGCGAGACGTTCAAGTAG